A single region of the Nakaseomyces glabratus chromosome D, complete sequence genome encodes:
- the CMD1 gene encoding calmodulin (CAGL0D01452g~Ortholog(s) have calcium ion binding activity, role in regulation of cell cycle, spore germination and hyphal tip, spitzenkorper localization): MSSNLTEEQIAEFKEAFALFDKDNNGSISSSELATVMRSLGLSPSEAEVTDLMNEIDVDGNHQIEFSEFLALMSRQLKSNDSEQELLEAFKVFDKNGDGLISAAELKHVLTSIGEKLTDAEVDEMLREVSDGSGEINIQQFAALLSK; the protein is encoded by the coding sequence ATGTCTTCTAACTTAACTGAGGAACAAATTGCTGAGTTTAAGGAAGCTTTTGCTTTGTTTGACAAGGATAACAATGGATCCATTTCTTCTAGTGAATTGGCCACTGTTATGAGATCCTTAGGGCTTTCTCCAAGTGAAGCTGAAGTCACCGATCTAATGAACGAAATCGATGTTGATGGTAACCACCAAATTGAATTTAGCGAGTTCTTGGCACTAATGTCACGCCAACTAAAGTCTAATGACTCTGAACAAGAACTATTAGAAGCTTTCAAAGTCTTTGACAAGAATGGTGACGGTCTAATCTCTGCTGCTGAATTGAAGCATGTGTTGACCTCTATTGGTGAAAAGCTTACTGACGCTGAAGTGGATGAAATGTTGCGTGAAGTCAGTGATGGCTCTGGTGAAATTAACATCCAACAATTTGCTGCACTATTATCTAAATAA
- a CDS encoding uncharacterized protein (CAGL0D01474g~Protein of unknown function), whose product MDSLKSGLATAGKFTYKGTKTVAKAGYNTSKKHMHKKDKDTHHTDHHEEDEYSEDYHTPRSVNTLRDPSSFPPPPTRSGQAGHVAGNTAGSIAGNYSGYSQPTAAANNTISYNAQAQNTPYSSPAQQQPVSPQPPVQNSQYNPTQNYAIQQPQQPAGTNANYSYGNQQHPAGQAPIVNSITPNHQYNANNTFQSNLPNQQLNVAAPTQSTNNNFNQMAANNTYTNSAQVAYNSQQQQLQQNSQQNTYSNAPYQVQAQAAYNPLPQQQQQQQQQPEYNTQLQQNQQLHNQQAYGQQQQIYSNNTQPQYVSQTQQTSYTQNAPPQQTRSPEQPVYGQGITPPVQANAYRPMPSIPPDVNQTAITSTNSANEALQNRIPMNNVDLSSLPPPPTHRDRGRASVENETIDENMQTNNSTIDSSSVASADINNNSIRNIPAPAVGPPGAATRAVPPPPPRRTTSQSMSTNSVVETSPGINSIEQINNYYDGTYAGHSANERPPITNTLKRGTPPLPRRSTSTKMNTQPNPQTPISPSRDTNMDLQRRSTVSSIQSSNRPMPDPPIRKDNIQENNIESKQVNQEVNSQMSVSNIGIGDITSELQHIKLKSVGNSYEREIHGEAATEVVHNKPLKKKPPTVPKKKDSLKGKAPPPVPKKKPTLTSFVHS is encoded by the coding sequence ATGGATTCGCTGAAATCAGGGTTAGCTACCGCAGGGAAGTTTACCTATAAGGGTACCAAGACAGTTGCCAAGGCTGGTTACAACACTAGCAAGAAGCATATGCATAAGAAAGACAAAGATACACATCATACCGATCAccatgaagaagatgagtaCTCGGAAGATTACCATACCCCTAGAAGTGTCAATACGCTGAGGGATCCTTCATCGTTCCCACCTCCTCCTACTAGATCAGGGCAAGCTGGACATGTAGCTGGAAATACTGCTGGTAGTATTGCTGGTAACTACAGTGGTTACTCACAACCTACTGCAGCAGCAAATAACACAATAAGTTACAATGCACAGGCACAAAATACCCCCTATAGCAGTCCGGCACAACAGCAACCTGTAAGTCCACAACCACCTGTTCAGAATAGTCAGTACAATCCCACTCAAAACTACGCAATACAACAACCACAACAACCGGCTGGCACTAATGCCAACTATTCTTACGGAAATCAACAGCATCCAGCAGGTCAAGCGCCAATTGTTAACAGTATTACACCGAATCATCAGTACAATGCCAATAATACATTTCAAAGTAATTTACCTAACCAACAACTCAATGTTGCAGCACCTACACAATCTACAAATAATAACTTTAACCAAATGGCGGCTAATAACACATATACGAACTCAGCACAAGTAGCTTACAATTCTCAACAGCaacaattacaacaaaACTCACAACAAAATACATACAGTAATGCACCCTACCAAGTACAAGCACAAGCAGCTTACAATCCATTACctcaacagcaacaacagcagcaacaacaaccagAATACAATACACAATTACAGCAGAATCAGCAATTACATAACCAGCAAGCCTATGGCCAGCAACAGCAGATATATTCTAATAACACACAACCACAGTATGTTTCACAAACACAACAAACCTCTTATACACAAAATGCACCCCCGCAGCAGACACGATCACCAGAACAGCCAGTATACGGTCAAGGAATAACGCCCCCTGTTCAAGCCAATGCATACAGACCCATGCCGTCGATTCCACCAGATGTTAACCAAACTGCGATCACTTCAACCAATTCTGCCAATGAGGCATTGCAAAACCGAATACCGATGAATAATGTGGACTTATCATCATTACCGCCTCCGCCAACCCATAGAGACAGGGGGCGTGCTTCTGTAGAAAATGAgacaattgatgaaaatatgCAGACTAACAATTCTACTATTGATAGCAGTTCCGTAGCATCAGCagatattaataataattcaaTTCGAAACATACCTGCTCCTGCAGTAGGTCCACCAGGCGCAGCAACCAGAGCAGTCCCGCCTCCACCACCTAGAAGAACCACCAGCCAATCTATGAGTACAAATTCAGTGGTTGAGACTTCCCCAGGGATAAACTCAATAGAACAGATAAACAATTACTATGATGGCACATATGCTGGTCATTCCGCTAATGAAAGGCCACCAATTACGAATACTTTGAAAAGAGGCACTCCACCACTCCCTAGACGCAGTACTTCTACTAAAATGAATACACAACCAAACCCTCAAACTCCAATTTCACCATCTAGGGATACCAATATGGATTTGCAAAGACGAAGTACAGTTTCCTCAATTCAATCCAGTAACAGGCCAATGCCCGACCCGCCAATTAGAAAAGATAATATCCAGGAAAATAACATCGAATCTAAACAAGTTAACCAAGAAGTAAATAGTCAAATGTCAGTATCTAACATTGGAATTGGAGATATTACTTCAGAATTGCAACATATTAAGCTAAAATCTGTCGGAAACTCTTATGAAAGAGAGATTCATGGTGAAGCTGCTACTGAAGTGGTTCACAATAAGccattaaagaaaaagccACCAACGGTACCCAAAAAGAAGGATTCCTTAAAAGGTAAAGCTCCTCCACCGGttccaaagaaaaagcCTACGTTAACTTCATTTGTACATAGCTGA
- a CDS encoding uncharacterized protein (CAGL0D01540g~Ortholog(s) have endoplasmic reticulum localization) has protein sequence MALNNVRRQDLCVQYKKSEPPRGIYSESQSLSGIVNQTMPMAAIFLKNKFIAWFSLIQSVHSYLNTDEETLEKNKSKTGNSALDQPPLVKVAMSLVGILVCYMNLVFPTPDAPPPSSEKKILDEEKK, from the coding sequence ATGGCTTTGAATAACGTGAGAAGACAGGACTTATGTGTGCAATACAAGAAGAGTGAGCCACCAAGGGGTATTTACAGTGAGAGTCAATCTCTGAGCGGTATTGTGAATCAGACTATGCCAATGGCTGCGATCTTTCTAAAGAACAAGTTTATAGCGTGGTTTTCGTTGATACAGAGTGTGCACTCCTACTTGAACACTGATGAGGAGACCTTGGAAAAGAATAAGAGCAAGACTGGTAACTCAGCACTCGATCAGCCACCATTGGTTAAAGTGGCCATGAGTCTTGTTGGTATATTGGTATGTTACATGAACTTGGTGTTCCCAACCCCAGATGCCCCACCACCATCCtcagagaagaagattttggatgaagagaagaagtGA
- the ISA2 gene encoding Isa2p (CAGL0D01496g~Ortholog(s) have iron ion binding activity, role in biotin biosynthetic process, iron-sulfur cluster assembly and mitochondrial matrix localization) has translation MRDSVTLDKTAVKMIGIRSVTVSRISVRGYARVVSMPKVIPMAKAMAKPMAKPMMNTMQNTRWYGIKVEASEGEVPLVEPYKVLNKQEDKGLKIAERAAKRLNEIYKESQEVLRVLVESGGCHGFQYNMKLVPESTLSLEETGNSESKTQEEVVDEFAEGADSSSKDVIYIVSEEGGKVAIDETSLGILNNTTLNYTTELIGSTFKITDGNLKSSCGCGSSFDIEK, from the coding sequence ATGCGGGATAGTGTAACACTCGACAAGACGGCGGTTAAGATGATCGGGATCAGGAGCGTGACGGTATCGAGGATTTCTGTGAGGGGATATGCGCGTGTGGTTTCTATGCCGAAGGTGATTCCGATGGCTAAGGCGATGGCCAAGCCTATGGCGAAGCCCATGATGAATACAATGCAGAATACCCGTTGGTATGGGATAAAAGTTGAGGCATCTGAAGGTGAGGTTCCGCTGGTGGAACCTTACAAGGTTTTAAACAAGCAGGAGGACAAGGGCTTGAAGATAGCGGAGAGGGCTGCAAAGAGATTAAATGAGATATACAAGGAATCCCAAGAGGTGTTGCGTGTGCTTGTGGAGAGCGGTGGCTGTCACGGGTTTCAATACAACATGAAGCTAGTGCCGGAGTCGACGCTTTCCTTGGAGGAAACTGGCAATTCCGAAAGCAAAACGCAGGAAGAAGTAGTAGATGAGTTTGCAGAAGGTGCTGACTCGTCTAGTAAAGACGTCATATATATAGTCTCGGAAGAAGGCGGGAAAGTTGCAATAGACGAGACTTCGCTCGGGATACTGAACAACACTACTCTGAACTATACCACTGAGCTAATCGGTTCGACTTTCAAGATCACAGATGGTAACTTGAAGAGCAGTTGTGGGTGTGGTTCGAGTTTTGATATCGAAAAATGA
- the UBA3 gene encoding NEDD8-activating protein UBA3 (CAGL0D01518g~Ortholog(s) have NEDD8 activating enzyme activity, role in protein neddylation and cytoplasm localization), which produces MAMKVLVLGAGGLGCELLKNLARYDYVSEIHVVDLDTIELSNLNRQFLFREQDIGKYKAEVAAHAIGKRVTDKVIVPHVTDLTTLDATFYSQFQFVISGLDAIAPRRYVNQVLVDITRASAFEICIPFIDGGVEGLKGHIKTIIPGINACWECSIDTLPHESAMNNPMCTVANNPRSLEHIVEYVVLISNPDADLDDLAVCTQLLDQCRQRASQYGIDCSELTLSKMAGIAKRVIPTVSTTNSIVAAMCCEQLNCIYRDLWDPESSPNFTTINGAEGMYIFSFQYQRNPECTVCSML; this is translated from the coding sequence ATGGCCATGAAAGTGTTGGTACTAGGTGCAGGCGGTCTTGGTTGTGAGctattgaagaacttggCTAGGTACGACTATGTATCTGAGATCCATGTGGTGGACCTTGACACTATTGAGCTGAGCAACCTGAACAGACAGTTCTTGTTTCGGGAGCAGGACATTGGTAAATACAAGGCTGAAGTAGCTGCCCACGCCATTGGCAAGCGGGTTACAGACAAAGTTATTGTCCCACATGTTACTGACTTAACCACGCTTGACGCCACATTCTATAGCCAGTTCCAGTTTGTGATATCTGGACTGGACGCCATAGCCCCAAGACGCTATGTGAACCAAGTGCTCGTGGACATCACTAGAGCCTCTGCGTTTGAGATTTGCATACCGTTTATAGACGGCGGAGTGGAGGGTCTCAAGGGCCACATCAAGACTATTATACCAGGGATCAATGCCTGCTGGGAGTGCTCCATAGACACATTACCGCACGAGTCAGCGATGAACAACCCGATGTGCACAGTGGCTAACAACCCGCGGTCCCTCGAGCACATTGTCGAGTACGTGGTGCTCATATCGAACCCAGACGCAGATCTGGACGACCTAGCAGTATGCACACAATTACTAGATCAATGCAGACAGCGAGCATCGCAATACGGTATTGATTGCTCAGAGCTCACTCTGAGCAAAATGGCTGGGATAGCCAAGAGAGTTATTCCTACAGTATCGACTACAAACAGCATAGTAGCAGCTATGTGCTGCGAGCAACTCAACTGCATATACCGCGACTTATGGGATCCAGAGTCATCGCCAAATTTCACTACGATCAACGGGGCAGAAGGCATGTACATCTTCAGTTTCCAGTACCAGAGAAACCCAGAGTGTACCGTCTGCTCGATGCTATAA
- the HOS1 gene encoding histone deacetylase (CAGL0D01430g~Ortholog(s) have protein deacetylase activity and role in histone H4 deacetylation, peptidyl-lysine deacetylation, positive regulation of transcription from RNA polymerase II promoter, transfer RNA gene-mediated silencing) → MVQLVISASQFQSQVVDLLPCNKRQKSQLIYSMLESYGLLECFDHIIDVPSCQRKDLEKFHSKDYLNVILDEQLNWNPQIDGNEDQLMELRKAWNDITTSNEASKPDFKTYSELLHYYRDHIEVSEHNKKRTALEAELSDVESGDEVTRRSTLAKFNLLDDCPIFPYLPLYCYVSTGATLSLAQYILEGSERTIAINWDGGRHHSMKTKASGFCYINDIALLIMTLRRGGVDRISYVDFDLHHGDGVEKAFKYSKQVQTISLHMYETGFFPCSGSLEDNSSGKSIVNIPLLHGLDDSTLQDIAKRIIVPSISKHQPNVIVIQCGGDGLKGDKYSEWQLSIKGLTSTITSLIEQFNCHIVLLGGGGYNNLLMSRFYTYLTWSICHQYASEYSTPIDDLIQDHCYSDLYSPEQFKFWYYDQETSGGSLKNYNTTAYIEDLIKNIPLT, encoded by the coding sequence ATGGTTCAGCTAGTGATCAGTGCATCTCAGTTCCAATCACAAGTGGTCGACCTGCTGCCATGTAATAAGAGACAGAAATCACAATTGATCTACTCAATGTTGGAGAGCTATGGACTTTTAGAATGCTTTGACCATATAATTGATGTGCCTAGTTGTCAAAGGAAGGATCTAGAGAAGTTTCACTCAAAAGACTACCTCAACGTGATACTCGATGAGCAATTGAATTGGAACCCTCAAATCGATGGAAATGAAGATCAGTTAATGGAGCTTCGGAAAGCTTGGAACGATATAACCACCAGCAATGAAGCGTCAAAACCAGATTTCAAAACTTATTCCGAGTTATTGCATTATTATAGGGATCATATTGAAGTTTCTGAACATAATAAGAAGAGGACAGCTCTCGAGGCTGAGCTGTCCGATGTTGAAAGCGGAGATGAAGTTACAAGGCGATCCACGTTGGCCAAATTCAACTTGTTGGATGATTGTCCTATATTCCCATATTTGCCATTGTACTGCTATGTGTCAACGGGCGCAACATTATCGCTAGCACAATACATACTGGAAGGCAGTGAAAGGACCATTGCCATTAACTGGGATGGCGGCAGGCATCACAGTATGAAGACGAAAGCCAGTGGATTTTGCTACATCAACGACATAGCTCTGTTAATTATGACATTGAGACGTGGCGGTGTAGATCGCATTTCTTATGTTGACTTTGATCTTCACCATGGTGATGGAGTTGAGAAAGCGTTCAAGTACAGTAAGCAAGTGCAGACAATCTCATTGCACATGTATGAGACTGGGTTCTTCCCTTGTAGTGGATCTCTCGAGGATAATTCTAGCGGTAAGAGCATCGTCAACATCCCACTCTTACACGGTCTAGATGATTCAACTTTACAAGATATAGCGAAGAGGATTATTGTACCGAGTATATCCAAACATCAACCCAATGTAATTGTAATCCAATGTGGTGGCGATGGCCTGAAAGGCGACAAGTATAGTGAGTGGCAACTATCCATAAAGGGCCTGACATCTACAATTACCTCTTTAATAGAGCAGTTCAATTGCCATATTGTATTGCTTGGTGGAGGTGGGTACAACAACTTGCTAATGAGCAGGTTCTACACATACTTGACCTGGAGCATATGCCACCAATATGCCTCTGAATACAGTACACCCATCGATGATCTGATACAGGACCACTGTTATAGCGACCTGTACAGTCCAGAGCAGTTTAAATTCTGGTATTACGACCAAGAAACTTCAGGAGGCTCGCTCAAAAACTACAATACAACTGCATACATTGAAGAcctaataaaaaatataccaCTGACATGA